Within the Rosa rugosa chromosome 2, drRosRugo1.1, whole genome shotgun sequence genome, the region ATTCAACGATGGAGAAAAATTCCGGCTTCGTTCTCGGTGTCAATACCTTGGCGCACAGCTCATTCCATGTCGCCTGATAGGTCGTGGTTCGTAATCTTGCCGGCGACGACCTCTTTTTCTCAGACTCTATTTGATCCTGTCGGTTCTTTTCTGAGGATGGAAGTGGCTACGGTGTATACCTGGACTGGATGGCACCGAGAGTTCGTCATCTCGTCCAATCCGAGCTGGACTGAAATCGGAGGAAAGTGGTTCAGATCTGGTAGCGCTGTGGCAGAAGTTGGTGGCTGGATTTTGGCCTGTGGCAATTTCTTCCCTTTAGACCCATTCTGATTGTGTCTCTGTTCAATGGGGAGATGCAATGGCTACGTTGCCTTCTCGGATATCTCGGGCACGGCTCAAGTCGACATTTTCGATCCAATCGTTGCAGCGGCGATCAGAGTGGAGCAGCGCATGGGCTTTGGGCTGGACCTGCGCTACATCTGGTGGAGGCCGGTGGAGTCGCATTGATGAGACCGGGTTGTGCCTTCTCCGACGACGGGCGGTGGAGCAGCTGTCGGAGCTGCGATCAAGGGTGGTGCCCAGAGAGGCGTTGGGTGCCCAAAGTAGACCCTGGTGGGCCTGGGCCTCTATTCTGTTGGGTTGGTCAAGTCGGGTTTTGGGCTAGGTCTTCCTTTTTGGGGCTTGGCAGCTGGTGAATGAGCCCGAATCTGTTAgggttcgcatttgggatccgggaGACTCTTTTTGGGCCCTACATTTATCTGCATGTTGGAATTGCTTCTTTCgttacttaggtagaagattgcccTCTATTCAACGCATTATTTTGcgtggagtaggcaaggtcggtcacactaccggcggttaccttgatagaaggttaccctctattccaCGTATTtctttgcgtggaagtatggtcgaccatactattggtaccgttttacatagcccggaCTCTGTCTGGtgcctcatcaaatgcttaattgcatcccttcgtacccttgctaggttttatttccgatgctttattgcatctagtatttctcttgcaattttattttttgatgtagtttctacatctataagttgtaatttttcttctagttattattaataaaatggttGACTATTCCTCTAAAAAAGAATACATTAAGTAATAAAACGAGTTGAATACATATATAGTATTTTCTTATATATCCAAAAGTATGAGTACTTTAATGATTGTTTTCAAAAATATGAACAATGATAGTAAATTTAAAATTCCGTTCATGCGGCCACTACTGAAGTCTTAAGAATTATACGCAAATTTAGTAACAATTTTTAcatattaaaaaatattttaggattaatatttagaaattgacaaatatatatatatatatatatatagatcttatccagagcggagctccgctttgaaattaacgtgtgaagttcgagttttgggtcacttttcggtcgcatatccacatctcgaccgttcagtttttaggtactagtgtatagatcatctctgcaaattttcagccaaattgatgatcgttaaggtatctaactcgcttaaaccaatggacggactgaatctgtcaacctaaaccgtactagctttaaggaagATATCAATGCCTTagcgatcatcattttggctgaaaatttgcagagataatctatacattagtacctaaaaactgaacggtcgagatgtggatgtgcgaccgaaaagtgacccaaaactcgaacttcacacccttaatttcaaagcggagctctgctctggataggatctgtatatatatatatatatatatatatatatatatatatatatatatatatatatatatattttttttttttttgaaaaacagCTGCAAACTTTCATTGAAATAATTAAGCAATATGAGCAATGTCATATTGCATTACATCAAGAATACACTCAGGGGGTCTATCTAACTAGACCTTATTATAAAGATTAGAATCAAAAGTTGAAGCAGCTAGCCTATGCGCAACGCCGTTGCAGGTTCTCTTTCCATGTTGAAGTCGAACATGTGGGATACACCTCATGGTAGTCAGTATATCATCAACCACTGCACCTAGCTCGTCCAATTCATGATCCTTGCTGAGAATCAGCTGCACAGCTTCAAGACAGTCACTTTCAATTGTGACATGCTATAGGTCTAATTCTTTTACAAGGTCCAATCCTCTTCTCATTGCTAGGAGTTCAGCATGTTTCGCCGAACTTGTATATGGCATAGCATCGGCAAACGCTGCTATGAAGTGTCCCTGTGAGTTGCGAAGAACACCCCCTGTTCCCCTTCTTGTCATGTGAGGCACAAAAGCTCCATCAACATTTAACTTGGGTGTATCGTTCTTCTCAGGTTGCCAGCACTTCCTTTATAGTCCCTTGAGTACCACGAGCCAATTTAAACTCTTCCAACCACGTGAAAGCCTGCAAACGTAGACTTGTAGGTGTCTGGGATCGATTGTTCCATAGCAGGTCGTTTCTATTCTTCCATAAGGCCCATAGGAGCATCATCACTTTCTCAAAGACTTCCATACGTAGGTGCAAAGCACACTCCAGAAGCCAATCCTTAAAGTTATCAGATGGTCAAAGTGTATGATGTATTTCAGTATTTGTAAAGTTGGGTCAGAGAGTAGTTCAAAAGCAACGGGACACTTACAAAAAAGGTGAGAGGAGTCCTCCAACCTATGCATACATAACAGACAATGCTCCTCACCCATATACCCTTTAGTACGTAGACGATCTCTTGTAGGCAAAAGATTATTAGCAGCTCGCCACACACATATTTGAACTTTCCTCGGGACTCTAGCACCCCAGATTTGCTGCCATAGAGATTGGTATGGGTCTCCCCTTGAAGAAGACGCTAAAGTGTTACCTAGGACAGCTTGCCGTGCAATCCAGTACACCGACTTCACTGTGAATTttccaaggtttcaaatttcggtttcggtttcaatttcggtacttcaaatttaaggaaatttcggagaaagtttcgatttcggtggaaatttcggttaaaaataaagaaatcaaattaattgcatttataaaatgatatttttgaatgaaacttttacatagactaaactaacctataataaacctatttacaatgtaacatctctaaaattatacatttataacataattatgatattttatatggacgagtaattaactagtactgtagtagattgctaaactagtgtttttatctatgtgtattgataatgtgttgtatattgataatgtaaatatgatttactttttttaataattagaaaattacaaggggGTAGGGTGGGGCGGGGCacgtaaaaccaaaaccccgtaaatgaaaatgaacaaatacaacaaaaggaatataaaagctactacgatgtggttcactactagaaaaacatgATTTAAGGACATTGAAAATGAGTCCTCTATTACATTTAAGGACACGCAAAAAACGTGTCCTCTATCCAGGAGTCATTATAAGTCACATACAAGGACACTGGAAAAGTGTCCTCTTTTCCCTACGAGGACACTTAAACTGTGTCCTTAAAGACCAAAGTAATGTGTCCTCGTATCCAATAGAGGACACATAAAATGTGTTCTCACATCAATAAAAATGTGTCCTCTTTTCCCTACTACGACACATAAACCATGTCCTCAAAGGTGCAAAATAAGTGTCCTTGTATCTATTAGAGGACAATAAAACGTGTTCTCATATTGATAGAAATGTGTCCTCTTTTCCCTACAAGGACACATTTCTTGTGTcctcaaaacaaaatcaaagtgtCATCCTTTGCTTGTAAGAACTCATAATATGTGTCCTTAAAAGTTGAAcactatccaaaaaaaaaaaaaatccaaagcaTCTGAAAACCACCAAAAGGATTGTATTACTCACTCAAATATGTTAATATACATACAAAAAAAAGTCTGAAGTGACTACAAAATGAACCAGAAAAAATAACTTAATGAATACTATACTAATCTTCTGATTGGATATCAACCATGAATAACTGCAGCACTGCATTAACTCCAATGATATCTCCTTGCCAAATAATATCCTAAAcaaacaacccagaaaacatACATTTAGATAACTGCTAGAATGTATTATATACCTAGCAGTCATATAATATTATCAAAGAACACAAGAATCCTCAAGTTATTCCTTACTAAGAATTGGGAACAAAGAAGTAAATAGTAATTACTGCAAGGGCTTGTTTCATAAATTTCAGACTTAAGAGATGGATTTATATTCTAAACATGTACCTTTCGATATAGAGAAACAAGCTGTAGCAAAGCCACCATGGGTTTCAACTGCTCTTTGCTCTCCTATAAGCAGAACAAGTGTTTAATAATATAATTAGAGCACAAGTAGATATCCAGCAAGCTAGGCCTGCTATCTTGATAGAGAACTTCAATTTCTATCCAACTTTTAGCTCCACAAAGATAGAGAAAATGTAGGTTGAGCTTTTCACCCATTCTTATATTCTTGGCTAACACTCAAGTATGAAAATGTAATCGAAATTGGAAAAAGAAACATACTAAAACACTTTGTAAGAGCTGTTTAGCTATATCATTATCCTCAAAGAGATTTTGTACGGGCTGCAATACAGAGAAACAAAGTTAAGCTAGCAGTAAATAATAGAACTGAGTGGATTTAGTCTCAGAAGACAGATCTAATGTAATGGCAAAGAATCCTTGGGCAAAATCAAACACGCAGCTAAATATACATTGTACATGTATAGTTAGCTCTCATATGAAATAGCATacatgaagaaagaaaaataataagcaCTCTCTTGCATAAAAAGTAAAACCTCAGTATAAAAGCCACAGACATGAATAATTTTATAAAGTTAGCATCTATGTTGCTCGCAATTACTTTGCTAGCAATATCTTCCCTGTTCCCGGGGGTCCATAGAGAAGAAAACCCTGGAACACTTCAATAAAATAAGGAAGAAGACTCTTAGCATGATAACATTACTAGGGTGCATAAAAAATTTACTGAACATGTCACTAATAATATGAAGTCAGTAATACTATATAAAACATGCCTTGGGTGGTTTGATGCCCACTCTAAGGAAGAGCTCAGGGTTCATCTGACCAACACTTTGAAGTGACAAAGAGAAACTAAAGCTGCAATGCAAAATTTGATTTATCTCAACTTAGAAATTAACAGGGGTCCAATTATTGTTCCTGCAAGATAACAAAGCCGAACCTTAGAGATAGTAAGGGCTGGATTCCATTGCTCTTTGAGGATATCAAGACAAATGCTTCCATTGCTGTTGGTATATGGGTGGAAGACGGAAGACCTTAGTCCTAAATGCAACCTGAAAAATTGAAACACCATCATCTTTccgacccaaaaaaaaaaaaaaaaataaataaataaataaagcatacCCTCATAAACACAAGAACACAAGAATCCTCAAGTCAGATAATCACCTTAGAGAGAGTGGTTGCTTATGCGAGACCATAGTCTGTACCCTAGAAGAGGCATCAAGATATTGCTGCTCTTCATACTTCCACACACTCAATTATCTGTCCTCATTATCTATAGATGCCAATAGTTAacaaaacataaaatccatACTCACTTGTTTTCAACCTCTTTGACCTGGCATGATCacatttatattttctctcaTTAACCTTCTCAGCAGCAGCTTGCTCTAAGAACCATTTTATTCCTCTTTTCGGATTCTTAGCTGCCAGCTCTGCATTCACACATATAATTCAATTAAAATTCTACACCATCATACCCACTGACAATCATTTATTGATAACCCTAATCACAGCCACACCATCTTTACATACCTAAACTGAATAAAATGAAAAGGTTCTTCAGATTAGGTTTGTTATCATAGGGTAGAAAGTTCTAAAAGCTACCAATAAACGTTACTATAAAAGCTACCAGTATCACTCTGTTTTATTTAACTTTCAAAAAGTACTGACAAAGTCTTTGAAAGGACATATTACTTCTAAACGTTTCACTTAatgatttctattgttgtaTAACATACAATTGACATTTCCAAAAAATGCACTGAGCAAAAGAAAGTTGAATTAGGGCTTAAAAGAAAACTTTGTTCTAACTGTAGTTAGTACATTCAAATGAATCCCCAAATCATAAAGAAATTGTATATCGCGTAGctaagaagaaagaaaactgAGATTCAACGGTCATGTTGATCACTATAAACTAATAATGTCCAGATTCAATATTAATGTCCCAAAGGAAAATCTGGAGGATGGGAAAGAAAAACTTACTGGAACCCAAACGAAGAAGGCGAGCTCAAATGCATTCTACAAGGTCCAAAACAGTAATGTTAGTAATGTATTCAAGTTTGGTTCAACTGTAGGGCTCAACATTTATCAGTAAGAATTTTGGGAGTGATTTAGTCAAACACTCCTTAAGGACAAACTTTAAAAGACAAATACTTTAGCTGCATCTATTCGAAGTAGGCTGAACATGGTGCTGCAGATGCAAATTCATTAGCTTAAAGCAATGAGTAGCACATGACTAAAAGTGATCATGATCTTCAAAGTTCAATCACATGCGAAGAACAAGACTAGGAACCTACCAATCACAACCACCCTTATCTTTAAAACAGCGATCATTTACGGATGGGATGTGCACAAGTTGTAGCATTCTCAAACAAAATAGGAACAGAAAAGAGATAAACAAAGGAAAAACCTATTAAGCTTTTTGACAAGCTATTAGCATGCATGCTCATTATCCTATCCGAAGTAGGACGCAAACTGTAGGACTGAACCTTTGATCTAAGCATGCTTTATATATTTCAAGTTTCATGTTATTACTTTGTATTCGCCTTATGGCTTTTTGCTCATTTGGCTTTATGCCATCTGTTTTTGGTTGAGGGGTTTTGGTTCATGTCCCCGCCTCTTTGTTTGTTCTTGATCATGGTATTCAAATTCCAATCCTATGTGAATGattttaacccaaaaaaaaaaaaaaaaatcatgtggAAGACATAAAACCAGCAACTTGCCAATCACAACCAGACTCCTCTTCATCACTGTGTAAATGTCTAATTAGATGTTTCACAAGTTAAAATATTTTCCAAAATTAGTGCagttaaaaaaagagagagaaaaaatctaatccaatctCTTAGCGAGCTATTTAGAGTACAATACATAGTATTCAGAGAAAAGCCAACACTTCCGAACTCTGAACTTAAAAAAACAATAACATCCAATTGCAAAGTAGTCAATAATGGCGACAAACAgagaaaaaaacattaaaagttCTCAGTTTCTTACCACATCGCCTTGAGAAATTCCAAGTTGGGCAAGAGCAGAAGCAAATCTGGTGCATCGTTCAAGTGTCTGTCTCCAAGTGTAGATGATGTCTCCATACATAATAGAGGGTCTGTCCCTGTAGACTATGGCTGAGCGCTCCAGGAAGCTTATCGGAGAAACCAACTTTAAGCTAAAAGACCCGAGTTGGAATCA harbors:
- the LOC133734555 gene encoding uncharacterized protein LOC133734555, which produces MYGDIIYTWRQTLERCTRFASALAQLGISQGDVNAFELAFFVWVPPVQNLFEDNDIAKQLLQSVLESKEQLKPMVALLQLVSLYRKDIIWQGDIIGVNAVLQLFMVDIQSED